DNA sequence from the Candidatus Hydrogenedentota bacterium genome:
GAGGCGGAATGCCGCGCCATCAACCTCAACTACCGTGACCCGGACAGCATCAACCCCGACGACTGGCGCGACCGCGAGGACGAGGGGCTGTTACTCGTGCCGGACGCCGGCGAGATTCTCTACCGCCTGAAATAGGCGACGGACCCCCATGACACTCCCCCTGAAAACAGCTGGCCATTCCCGGACGCGCAAGGCCCTGCGTCTTTGCGCGGCGGCCGCCCTTGCGCTGCCGCCCCTGGCGCTGGCGGGATGCTACGCGGAAACGGGCCGCGAGCCCGTCTATGTGCCCAAGACCCGCGCCCTGGAACTTCACCGCGACGCCGCCGCGGCCGCGGCCGCCAAGGATTTCGGGCGCGCCCTGACGCTGGTGGACGCCGCCCTGAAGGAGGACGCGGGCTACGGGGACGCCGCGCTCACCCGCGCCGTCATTCTCGCCCAGTCCGGGAAGCTGGAGGAGGCTGCCGCAGCCTATTCCGACGTCGCGCAGCAGTGGGACGACCATCCGGAGGCCCACGTCATGCGCGGGATTGTGCTGGAGAAACTGGGCCGCCGCGACGAGGCCGGCGAGGCGTATGCGCGCGGCCTGGCGGGCTTCGAGGCCCGCGCGGAAAACCGCCCCAAGCCCCGGGAGGAGCTGATGCACGCCCTGACCGTCTATCTGCACCGGGGGGACAGCGCCGGCCTTGTGGCGTTCAACGCGCTTCTGGGAAAATACCCCGACTACAAGCCCGCTCTGGAGCTGAAACAGCGCATCCTGGACGGGGACCGCGGATTTGTCATGACCTGGCTCGAGGAGCCCGGCAGATAGGAAGGACACGGACGCCCCGTCCGCCGCCCGAAATGAAGCACACATAGGGAGAGACCGCATGCCGAAGAATGTGATTGTGGCCCAGTCGGGCGGACCCAGCCCCGTGATCAACAGCTCCCTGCGCGGCGTGGTGGAGGCGTGCGGGATGTTCCCGGACACCTTCGGCACGGTGTACGGCGGATGGCACGGCATTGAGGGCGTGCTCCGCGAGGAGCTGCTGAACCTGTCGGCGCAGAGCGACGAGGAGATCGCCCTGCTCCGGTACACCCCCGCCGCCGGCGCCGTGGGCACCTGCCGCTACAAGCTCAAGAAGGACCAGCAGGAGGATTTCGCCCGGGTCATGGAGGTCTTCAAGGCCCACGACATCGGCTATTTCTTCTACAACGGCGGAAACGACTCCATGGACACGGCGCACAAGATCGCCGTGCTGGCCAGGGAGCAGGGCCTCGACCTCGTCGCCGTCGGCGTGCCCAAGACCATTGACAACGACGTGGGCGACGCGGAGTTCAAGCTCATTGACCACACGCCGGGCTACGGCAGCGTGGCGCGGTACTGGATGGGCATCGTGCAGAACGCCGACGAGGAGAACCGGGGCTCCTGCCCGGCGGACCCCGTGCTGGTGCTTCAGGCCATGGGCCGCAAGATCGGCTACATCCCCGCCGCGGCGCGGCTGGCCGACCCGAAGCGCGAGATGCCCCTCCAGATCTACATGGCCGAGTCGAAGGTCTCCGCGGAGGAGCTCTGCGACAACGTCAACCGGCAGCTCCTGCGCGACGGCCGCTGCGTGGTCGTGGTGAGCGAGGGCTTTGACGTGGGCGAGCTCGGCGATGTGCGGGACAGCTTCGGCCACACGAACTTCGGCGCGACGCAGATCACCGCCGCCCAGAAGGTGGTCAACCTGCTCAACGCGAACAAGCTGCCGGTGCCCGGCAAGGCCCGCGGGCAGGTCTCCGGCACCGACCAGCGCAGCACGGCGGCCTACGCCTCCGTGGTGGACCTGGACGAGGCCTACAAGGTGGGCCAGCAGGCCGTGCTGATTGCCGTTTCCGGCGAGAATGGCTGGATGTCCACCATCCTGCGCGAACCCGGCCCCATCTACAACGTGCGCTACGACAAGGCCCCCCTGGAGCTGGTCGCCAACTCCGAGCGGACTTTCCCCGAGGCGTGGATTTCGCCGTCCAAAACGGACGTCACGGACGACTTTGTCCGTTACGCGAAACCCCTCATCGGCGAGGACTGGGCGAGCGTCCCCGTGGTGAACGGCCGCCAGCGCTTCGCGCGGCTGGCCCCCGTCTTCGCGGACAAGAAACTCCCCGAGTACCTCCCGCAGGCCCTCCGCAAGAAATGACCGAAACACCAAGGGCCGGGACGCCGCACGGGGCGGGTCCCGGCCCGTTGTGTGTTTAGCGTGGGAGTCAGCCCCGCCAAGGGGAGGGGAGAATGAGCTCGCGGTAGAGCTGCATGGCGTACTCGTCCGTCATGCCCGCCACGAAATCCGCCGTGCGGCGGGCCAGGGAGTCCGCCGGATCCGCCTCCAGTATGTCCGGAAGCGGGTGCGCCAACAGGTGCGCATGGAGCGTTTCAAGCATCTGCTCCGCCTTCTTGATCTCCGTGTCTATGGCCGCGCAGGGGTACACCGTGGAATACAGATAGGTGCGCAGGGTCAGCATGGCGTCCCGCACCTCCGGCACAATGCCCACGGTCCCGTCCGCGCTTCCGTGGATCACCCCGACCACCATCGTGTTGATGCGTTCGGACGTGGTCTTTCCCAGAACCCCCACGGCGTCGCGGGGCAGGTCCTCCGGCCGCAGCACCTCCGCGCGCAGGGCGTCGTCTATGTCGTGGCTGATGTAGCCGATGGCGTCCGCGATGGCCACCACCAGCCCCTCCAGTGTGGCGGGCCCCTCCGCGCCTCGGGGCTTTCCATAGAGCAGGCCCTTGCCCCGGGAGTGGTTCACAATGCCGTCCCGCACCTCCCATGTCAGGTTGAGCCCCGGCCCGGAGCGCCGCTTCTCCAGCTTCTGCACCACCCGCAGGCTCTGCTCGTAGTGGCGAAAACCGCCCTCCAGCGCGCGGTCCAGCACGCGCTCCCCCGCATGTCCAAAGGGCGTGTGGCCAAGGTCGTGGCCCAGCGCGATGGCCTCCGTGAGATCCTCGTTCAGAAACAGGGCCCGCGAGATGCTGCGCGCGATCTGGGAGACCTCCAGCGTGTGTGTCAGACGGGTCCGGTAATGGTCCCCGGCGGGGGCGAGAAAGACCTGCGTCTTCCGCTTCAGACGCCGGAAAGCCTTCGTGTGCAGGATGCGGTCCCGGTCCCGCTGGAATGCGGTCCGGTGCGGGTCCTCCGTCTCCGGATGCTCCCGCCCGCGGGTTTCGGCCGCCCGCGCCGCCCCGGGGCACAGGGTCATGGACTCCCGCTTCTCCAGTTGCTCTCGGATGGTTTCCGTCACGGTGAAGACTCCTGACGCGCCCCCGCAGTCCCCAAAAGTATAGCACGCCCCCCTTGTGGAACATGGGACGGCCGCGCATGCTAGCAGGGTAATCGCACTGAAATGCCCCTCAAGAAGTGCCTGTCCCCGGTATGGACGGTCCTTGGTTATGTGATTCTGTCTTTGTTGTCCCAGCGGGACATCCGAATATAGCCCAGGCCAGGCCGCCGCCCGAAGGGCCAGGCCTGCCCTGGGGAGGATGCACCCTAAAGACTTGCCCTGAAAGGGCAGCCGAAATTGACGCGCCGGGAAGAAGACAAGGCCGGCGGGACGTCGGCGGTAAGAAGCCAGGCCCGGCAGGTCTTTCCGTACCGCTGGCGTCCCGCCGGCCTTGTCTTTGGGTACCCGTCCCCATTTCGGCTGCCCCGTTGGGACATGATTCTTTCTGTCCGGGCACCCCAGGGCAGGCCTGGCCCTTCGGGCGGCGGCCTGGCCTGGGCTATATTCGGCAACGCTTTCAGCGTTCAAGAGGGCAAGGAACAGGGAACGAAAAAAACGCTTTTTCAGGAAGGGGGGGGGATTTTAGCGCGATTGCCCTAAGTATGCTAGGCTTCTAAAAGCGGGTTGGAGAAGAATGCCTGTCCTCCCCAAAAAGCATGCGGCGGCACACGGGCACCCCCCCAGGAGAACAAGCCGTGACACACACACCTCTGCGTCTTTTGGCGGTCGTTGCGACGCTCCTCTGGGTGATGCCCGCCCGGGGAGAGGACGTCCTCCCGTTCCCGGCCTCGCTGGATGAACTCGGCGGAAGTGTTCAGACCTGCGCGACCTTGGAGCACATGCCCGCATTGGCCAATCTGCACGGGGCGGTGGCCGCCGGAAGAAATGTGCTTTCGGTCACGGTGGCCACCTTCCCCCCGCTGTCGCAGGGCGGCGAGGCGCTGGCGCTTTCGGTCAACGGCGCGCCGGTGGCCGCCGAAACCTCCCAATGGCGGGCGTATGAAATCCGGAGAGAGGGGGCTGCGGGCGCCCTCAAGGTCCGCACCACCACGCGCATGGCGGATTCAGACGCCGGGCTCCTGCTGACCTTCGCCGTGGAAAACCCCACGGACACGGACGCAGCCGCAGTAATCTCCCTCAGCTCCCGAATCATTGTCCGGCGCCAGGAAGGAACCTGGGCCTGGGCGCCCCCGAGGCCGGACGACAAGGCACAGGACCACCGCGCTGTTCCGGACGGGGAGGACGCGGTCACTTGGGCCGACAGCAAGTCCCCCGCCGTGACCGCCATGGTTATGACGCCATCCCCGCGCTCCATGGACGCGGAGGACTGTCTCCATTGGGAGGAGCGGCTGGCCCCCGGCGGCAACCTCACCGTGCGGATCACTGTAGCCTTCGGCGCAGACCGGGCGGAAACGCTCCATCGGGCGCACAGTTGGCTGAACGGATTCAACGACCAGCAGGAGACGGCCCGGACCGGATGGGAAACGCGCTTCAAGGACGCCTTCACCCCGGGAAACGGGAGGTACAGCGGGCATCTTCCCCTGTTGGCTACGGACGACCGGGCGCTCCACCGTGTGTATTACGGCAGCGTGCTGAGCTGGCTGTGCATGGAGCGGACCGGCCTTTCGGAGAAGTACCCCAGGGTTTTTGTGACCGCCTCGCCGTTCTACGCCCCGACGCTCACCTACTTCTGGGACACGCAGTTCTACGGCACCCTCTGGGCGCTGCTGGACCCGGCAGGACTGAAGGAACAGCTCCGGCTCTTCCTGGCTGCGGACATTCATTCGTGCTATGCCGTGGACTTCCTCACGCTGAAAGGCGTGGGGCCGTGGTACAGCGCCAACGACTACGCGCTTTTCCAGTTGCTCACGACCTACATGCGCTTGAACGATGACTGGGCGTTCTTGGAGGAGCGTGTCGGCGGACGGACCATTCTGGAGCACCTCGAATCCCTCGCCACCCACTGGAAGAAACTCGCCGACAACCCCTTCGGCATGGCGGACTACGGCACCAAGGACAACCTCCTGGAGACCGTGCCCACCTACACGAACGTTGTGCCATCGTTCAACGCCGCGAACGTGTGGATGATGCGCACGCTTGCGGGCATGCTGAGGGAGCGGGGCAGGGGGGAGGATGCCGCGCGTCTTGAGGAGGAGGCGGGGGGGCTGGCGGGGCGCGTGCTTTCCCTGTGCAGCGACGCCAACGGCTGGTTCAGTTGCCTCATGCCGGACGGACGCCGGCAGGAGGTGCGCTCCGTCGTGGACTTCATGACCGTCGCCGCGTGCATGGCGGAGGACGTCCCGCCGGGGCTCCGCGGGCGCATGATGGATTCCGTGGACCGCGAACTGTGGACCGGCCAGTGGCTCCGCGCCCTGTCCATTGAGGACCCCTCCGCCGGGGACACCCTTTCCCGCCCGGAGGTCATGGCCTCGTGGGAAAGCGGCTGGCCGGGCAACTCGCTCCGCGCCGACCACGGGTTCACGGGATCCTACACCGCCTGGCCCGCGCAGGTGGCCGAGGCTTTCAGCCGGTGGGGGCGGCGGGACCGGGCGCTGGAAATGCTCCGGGCGGTGTCACCGGTGCTGGAGGAGGGGCCTTACGGCCAGTCTCACTACATTCCCGCCCCGACCCGCCCCGTGCGCAAGGCTTTCAAAGGAGGACAGGACTACTTTGAGGGCTGCGGCGGCGCTTTTGCCGAGGTGATTCTCCGCCACTTCTGCGCCGTTTCCGGACCCACGGACAGCATCTCGTTCACTGCGGAGGAAGGTAGCGGAGAAAATGCTTCTTGGGGCGTGGAACCGCCCGGAGGCTCCGGTGTTTAACCAGCGGCATCCGGTTTTCAGCACGGTGGAAAGACGCAATGGGTTTGGACGCATGAGCGCAACAGCAAAACCG
Encoded proteins:
- a CDS encoding tetratricopeptide repeat protein; the protein is MTLPLKTAGHSRTRKALRLCAAAALALPPLALAGCYAETGREPVYVPKTRALELHRDAAAAAAAKDFGRALTLVDAALKEDAGYGDAALTRAVILAQSGKLEEAAAAYSDVAQQWDDHPEAHVMRGIVLEKLGRRDEAGEAYARGLAGFEARAENRPKPREELMHALTVYLHRGDSAGLVAFNALLGKYPDYKPALELKQRILDGDRGFVMTWLEEPGR
- a CDS encoding diphosphate--fructose-6-phosphate 1-phosphotransferase gives rise to the protein MPKNVIVAQSGGPSPVINSSLRGVVEACGMFPDTFGTVYGGWHGIEGVLREELLNLSAQSDEEIALLRYTPAAGAVGTCRYKLKKDQQEDFARVMEVFKAHDIGYFFYNGGNDSMDTAHKIAVLAREQGLDLVAVGVPKTIDNDVGDAEFKLIDHTPGYGSVARYWMGIVQNADEENRGSCPADPVLVLQAMGRKIGYIPAAARLADPKREMPLQIYMAESKVSAEELCDNVNRQLLRDGRCVVVVSEGFDVGELGDVRDSFGHTNFGATQITAAQKVVNLLNANKLPVPGKARGQVSGTDQRSTAAYASVVDLDEAYKVGQQAVLIAVSGENGWMSTILREPGPIYNVRYDKAPLELVANSERTFPEAWISPSKTDVTDDFVRYAKPLIGEDWASVPVVNGRQRFARLAPVFADKKLPEYLPQALRKK
- a CDS encoding deoxyguanosinetriphosphate triphosphohydrolase produces the protein MTLCPGAARAAETRGREHPETEDPHRTAFQRDRDRILHTKAFRRLKRKTQVFLAPAGDHYRTRLTHTLEVSQIARSISRALFLNEDLTEAIALGHDLGHTPFGHAGERVLDRALEGGFRHYEQSLRVVQKLEKRRSGPGLNLTWEVRDGIVNHSRGKGLLYGKPRGAEGPATLEGLVVAIADAIGYISHDIDDALRAEVLRPEDLPRDAVGVLGKTTSERINTMVVGVIHGSADGTVGIVPEVRDAMLTLRTYLYSTVYPCAAIDTEIKKAEQMLETLHAHLLAHPLPDILEADPADSLARRTADFVAGMTDEYAMQLYRELILPSPWRG